CCGGCGGCCTCTTCCAGCTCATAAGCGCGGGCCATGGCCGGAGGCAGCAGGGACAGGGCCTCCTCCCGTTTCCCCTGCCGCAGCAGCGCCCGGAGGCCGGAGGCCGAGGGGTGGGTGTCCGGCGCCAGGGCGCCGTCGTGGGCGCTGCCCTCCCTCCGGATGGTCACCGGCCGGAGGGGGGCGTTCTGCCCCAGCAGGGCCTTGCAGTACTCGATGCCCAAAATGTTGTTGGGAGACTCCAGCAGGGCGGCGTCCTCCTCCGGCAGCAGGCCGGTCAGCGCCCGCTGCCGGGCAGCGGCAAAGCTCACCGCTCCAGGCAGCACCTCTCGGAGCCGGTCTCGGAAGGACGGCGCCAGCAGCGCGGCGGCCACCCGCTCCAGGGCGGAGACATCGCCGCACTCACTGCCGAACAGCAGGTGCTCCACAACCCCGGTGGCCGCCAGCGCCTGGACGCCTCCGGCGGCAAATCCTTCCGCCGAGGACACCGCCCAGGGCAGGGGCAGCTCCAGCACCAGGTCCGCGCCGCTCTCCACGGCAGCCCTGGCCCGGGCGTGTTTGCGCAGCAGGGCGAAGTCCCCCCGCTGCACGAAGTTCCCGCTCATCACGCAGACCATGGCCGTGTCCGGTCCCAGCGCCGCCCGGCCTGCCTCCAGAAGCCGCAGGTGCCCGCTGTGGAGCGGATTGTATTCTACGATTATACCTGCGGCCCCCATGGATTTCTCCCCTTCCAAATGACAAAAAAGTTACAGTCCGGTGTCAGTCTCGTCAATTTTTTATCAATACCGCCCGCATGGGGCTTTTTTTCGATCATACCATACTTTCCGGAAAACGTCCAGCCGGACCGATTCCGGGCTGCTCTGCGGCGAGCAGACGCCGCTGCGCCGGAACTTCCCCGGCAAAAAAGCGCCGGTTCGTTCAAAATTCCGGTTGTAACCGGGGAAATCTCTGGTATAATGAGAAGTGCGCCGGGACCCGCCCCGCCGGGGTACGGGTTCCCTTTCAGCCAGGCATCTGCCTGCAATTCATACGATGTGGGGATGTCCACGGGCATTTCCAAAAAAGAGGAGACGGTAAACATGAACATTCTGGTTATCAACGCTGGCAGCTCTTCCTTGAAGTATCAGCTGCTGAATCCCGAGACCGGCGCCCTGCTGGCCAAGGGCCTGTGCGAACGGATCGGCATCGACGGCAAGTTCACCTACAAGCCCCAGGTGGAGGGCAAGCAGGTGCTGGACGCCGTCGATGTGGCCATGCCCACCCACTCCGAGGCCATCCAGGCCGTGCTGAACGCTCTGGTGGACAAGGACAACGGCGTCATCGGCTCCATGCAGGAGATCGATGCGGTGGGCCACCGGGTGGTCCATGGCGGCGAGGCCTTTGCCGGCTCTGTGCTCATCACCGATGAGGTCATGAAGGCCCTGGAGGAGTGCATCCCCCTGGCCCCCCTCCACAACCCCGCCAACATCACCGGCATCAACGCCTGCACCGCCGTCATGGGCAAGGACGTGCCCCAGGTGGCCGTGTTCGACACCGCCTTCCACCAGACGATGCCCGCCAAGGCCTATATGTACGCCCTGCCCTATGAATACTATGAGAAGGACAAGGTTCGCCGCTACGGCTTCCACGGCACCTCCCACAAGTATGTCTCCGGCCGGGCTGCCGCCATGCTGGGCAAGAAGCCCGAGGAGCTGAAGCTGATCTCCTGCCACCTGGGCAACGGCTCCTCCATCGCCGCTGTGGACGGCGGCAAGAGCGTGGACACCTCCATGGGCTTCACTCCCCTGGCCGGCCTGCCCATGGGCACCCGCTCCGGCGACCTGGACGCCGGCATCCTGCAGTACCTGATGAACAAGTACGGCATGAACATCGACGAGATGCTGAACATCCTCAACAAGAAGTCCGGCGTAGAGGGTCTGTCCGGCGTCAGCTCCGACTTCCGTGACCTGGAGAAGGCAGCTGAAGAGGGCAACGCACGGGCCCAGCTGGCGGAGGAGAAGTTCGCCTACGAGGTGAAGAAGTACGTGGGCGCTTACGCCGCCGCCATGGGCGGGGTGGACGCCATTATCTTCACCGCCGGCGTGGGCGAGAACGACAAGGGCATCCGCGCCATGGTGTGCGACGGCCTGGAGTATATGGGCGTGAAGCTGGATCCCGCCGCCAACGACGTCCGCGGCAAGGAGACCGTCATCTCCGCCGCCGACTCCAAGGTGAAGGTCCTGCTGATCCCCACCAATGAAGAGCTGATGATCGCCACCGACACGGCCGCCATCGTCAAGGGCAACTAAATTCCGCATCTCCGCATATTCAGAGAGGGCAGGCCGCAGGCCTGCCCTCTGTTCTTTTGCAAACATCCCGTTTCGGAAGCAGGGATCCTGGGAAAGCGCGAGGGGAGCAGCGTCCGCCCCGAATGGGCGCAAATGCCCCGCAAAGCCTTGCCCCCGGCACAGCGGTATGCTATACTCAAAACACACCCAGCGGAAATCTTCGAAACGAGGTGATCATGTATGCGGGATCTGCGGGAGTCCTGCCGGATCGCGGTGGTCCAGGCCGCCCCAGTGATGTTTGACAAAGCCGCCTGCACCGTGAAGGCGGTGGAGCTGATCCGGGCCGCGGCTGCGGAGCGGGCGGAGCTGATCGTGTTCCCGGAGCTGTTCATCCCCGGCTATCCCTACGGCATGACTTTCGGCTTCACCGTGGGCAGCCGGACCGCCCCGGGCCGGAAGGACTGGGGGCTGTACTACGACAACTCCATCCTGGTGCCTGGGCCGGAGACAGAGATCCTGGGCCGGGCCGCCCGGGAGGCTCGGGCCTACGTGAGTATCGGCGTGTCCGAGCGGGACGCCGTCAACGCCACGCTGTACAATACCAACCTGATCTTTTCCCCGGCGGGCGAACTGCTCACCGTCCACCGGAAGCTGAAGCCCACCGGCGCGGAGCGGGTGGTGTGGGGTGACGCGGACCGGCATTACTTCCCGGTGGCGCAGACGCCCTGGGGTCCCATGGCCAGCCTGATCTGCTGGGAGAGCTATATGCCCCTGGCCCGGGTCGCCCTGTACGAGAAGGGGATCACCCTGTACCTCTCTCCCAACACCAACGACAACGAGGAGTGGCAGGCCACCATCCGTCACATTGCCATCGAGGGGCACTGCTTTTTCGTCAACTGCGACATGGTCTTCACTCGGGACATGTACCCCGCCGGGCTCCACTGCCCGGAGGAGATCGGCCGCCTGCCGGATATCGTCTGCCGGGGCGGCAGCTGCGTGGTGGATCCCTACGGCCACTATGTGACCCAGCCCGTCTGGGACCGGGAGGCCATCATCTGTGCGGATCTGGACCTGACCCAGGTGCCCCGGAGCCGGATGGAATTCGACGGCTGCGGCCACTACGCCCGGCCGGACGTGCTGAAGCTGACCGTGGACGACCGGTGACAGAAATGCCGAAGGAGGAAGCCCCGCTGTGAAACACATCAAGCCCGGCCGGGGGCCGTCAGCCATGGGAGCCCTCGGCTCCGTCATCGCTGTGGTCTTCGGCATCTTCTGGACCGTATCCGCCGCCTCCATGGGGGCGCCCATCTCCTTCTCCATCTTCGGCGTGCTGTTCGTTATCGTGGGCATCGTCCAGGCCGTCTACAATTTCAAGAACGCCGCGGGCAAAAAACGGTACTCCGCCTTCGACATCGTGGACGGCGAGGAGGAGCCGGACCCGCTGAATCAGCGCTTCGGCGGCCAGCCCCCGGAGGCCGTGGACACGTCCGGACCGGAGGGGCCCCTGCGCTACTGCCCCTACTGCGGCGCCAAGCTGGGGGATTCCTATACATTCTGCGGCCACTGCGGCAAGCGGCTGCCTGACGTCCAAGAGGAGGATCATCCATGAAAATCGCCCTGCAATTCGCCATGCCGTCGGAGCTCCATGCCCTGCCGGGCGCCCGGGAGCTGGCGCCGCTGGAGACCGTCTCCGGCGTTCCCATATTTGAGATTGCCCCGGACATTCTGGCCTGTGCCGGCGGCGTCAGCAAGGTGAACGCTGCCATGGCCGCGGAGCTGCTGTGCCTGCGGTACGGCGTGGATCTGATTCTCAACGCCGGCGTGGCCGGGTGCTTCACGGATCTGCCCACCGGCACGCTGGTGGTAGCGTCGGAATTCGTCCAGCACGATGTGGACACCACCGCTGTGGGGGACCCCATCGGCCTGGTCTCCACGGTGAATCAGGTGGCCTTCCCCACCTGGCAGCCGGAGCGCTGTGCGGAGCTGCTTGCTTCCCTGGGCTATCCCGCCGTCACCGGCCGGGTATCCACCGGGGATTGGTTTGCTGTGAAGGGGCAGCGGGCGGAGTGGATCCGGGGTACCTTCTCCCCCTTGCTGACGGAGATGGAGGGCGGTGCCATCGCCCAGGTATGCCTGCGGAACGGTGTCCGGTTCGTATCGGTGAAGTCCGTCTCAGACCACCTGTTCTCCGACAGCCAGGCGGAGGAGTACTTCGACTTCGGCCAGGCCCTGGAGGCCCTGGGCCGGGCGGTGCTGCCCCTGGCCAAGGCACTTCAAAAAGCTGGCAGATAGAAAATGGAGCGCCCGGCGGGGATGATCCCCGCCGGGCGCTCGTATCCCGTCAGCTATGTTCCGCTGGGCCGTCCGGCTCTACGGTAAATACTTCTTCAATGGGCACCCCGAACACCTTGGCGATGTTCCAGGCCAGCACCAGAGAGGGGTTGTACCGCCCCTTTTCCAGGTTTCCGATGGTCTCCCGCCGGACCCCCACCAGCTTTGCCAGCTCCTCCTGCTTCAGGCCCAGACGGGCCCGGTGCTCCTTCATCCGGTTGCGGATCACGGCTCCAGCCCCCAGCTCTCCCGGAAGCCGTACCAGGCGGCGGTCAGGGCGTAGACCACCACAGAGGCAGCCCAGCCAACCGTGCAGCCGGTAAGGAGTGCCCGCTGGGGGGTAAAACCGCCCAGCGTCAGGGTCCCCAGCACAGCGGCCGCCATCATCAGCATCCCGACCACAAACGCCCGGGAGGCGGACCGGGCCAGCTGCGCTTCCAGCATCTCGTCAGACTTCAAAAAGAAGTACTGGAAGTCCACCGCAAAGGCGAAGAAGCCCAGGAATCCCCGCGCTTCCGTAAACACGCCTGCGAACCCCAGCAGGGAGAGAAAACCCAGCATTCCATACAATATCTGCTTTTTCATAAGTGGCCTCCCTAATCAGCGTTCCAAAAAGCGGTATATTTCGCTCTTTATGAGGTGAATATATCATATACCACTTACGCTGTCAAGTATGAGGCTAGCATGAGCAGTCTCCGCGCGTCAAGCGTCAAATCCCCCTGAGCTTGCTTTCCCGCAAGGGCACGCAAAACTCACAGATATGCGCTGAGACCTTCGGATGCGCATATCGTTCTAGGATGGGTCTCGTGCCGTCCACAGGCAGCCGTGCTGCGCGTTGGGGAAGGTCTCCCCAGAAATCTGACACGCCCTCTTCTGTATGGGGGACTTCAAATACTGCCCAGCGGCCGCCGGCAACGGTGCGGACCGGCAGGCCGCAGGGGTCTTCTCGGCCGGTGAGGATCATGCCCACGTCATACCTCTGCCGGTCCTCCGGGATCTGCGCCGGATCGTCCAGAGCGATGCCCAGGATCGTTGTATCCTCCTGAAGCAGCGCATGTTCTCTCAGGTATCGTTTGAACTGCTCCATCAGCTGCCGGTTGCCTTCGCCATACCCGCCGGTCCGGCGCATATAGGCGATCTGCATGTCTCCCAGTTTCTCAATGGTCAAGCGACCACCTCCTATATGTTGATTCGTGTCCGGCCGGACAGCGAAATACTACATAGAATTCAAATATTTTGCAAGAACTTTTTTAAAATGATTGACTTTTCAGATTTTGGCTGATATACTAATTGAGCCGCTTTGAATGGGTTAAAAAGTGTCCCACCGGGACCGCCCCCGACAGCGAGCCCGTAATGAAGGAGTTGAAACAACGACATGAACGCAATTATCGTGACCGGCGGCAAGCAGTACAAGGTAGCCGAGGGCGACGTGGTCTACATCGAGAAGCTGAACCAGGAAGCCGGCGACACCGTGAAGTTTGACCAGGTCCTGGCCATCCTGGACGGCGACAAAGCCACCTTCGGCACTCCCGTGGTGGAGGGCGCTTCTGTGGAGGGCAAGATCGTCAAGAACGGCAAGGGCAAGAAGATCCGCATCTTCAAGTACAACGCCAAGAAGGGTTACCGCAAGCGTCAGGGCCATCGTCAGCCTTACACCAAGGTCGAGATCGGCAAGATCTCCGTCTGAGTATGACCACTGTCGTATTCCGTATGGAGGGCGACCGGATCACCGGCTTTGAGGCCCGTGGCCACAGCGGCTACGCCGAGGCGGGCGCCGACATCGTCTGCGCCGCCGTCACCAGCGCCATCCGTCTGGTGGAAGCCACCGTCAATGACGTGCTGGGCCTAGCCGCATCGGTTAAGGTTCGGGAGCAGGACGCGTCCATTTCGCTCCATCTGCCCGGAGGGCTGTCCCCCACGGCGGAGAGCACCTGTCAGTCTCTGCTGGCAGGCTTGATGGTTTACTTCTCCGCGCTCCACGACGAGTATCCCGACAACATCGAAGTTCTGGAGGATGATTGATCCTCCCCATCTAAAAATCTTCAGAAAGGATGGTCCGTATCATGATTCGTATTGGTCTTCAGTTCTTCGCCCACAAGAAGGGCGGCGGCTCCACCAAGAACGGCCGTGATTCCAAGGCCAAGCGCCTTGGCGCCAAGCGTGCCGACGGTCAGTTCGTCCAGGCCGGCAACATCCTGGTGCGTCAGCGCGGCACCCACATCCACCCCGGTGTGAACGTGGGCAAGGGCACTGACGACACCCTGTTCGCCACTGTCAGCGGTACAGTCCGCTTCGAGCGGCTGGGCAAGGATCGTAAGCAGGTCTCTGTCTACGAGGCTGAATAAGGAAGCCAAACCGCCCCGGTCAAATGACCGGGGCGGTTTTTTGCCGTTATGCGTTTTCTTGAAATGGTCCGTTTCAGAAACAGAGCGACCTTCTGGCCGGCATCAGTCAAAGCCAGTTGAGGGGATTCAGGATCTCCAGGAAAAACATCCAGAATGTGTCTTTAAAACAGGATTTTCGGCTCCTTTTCCCAGGAAACAGTGCCCGTATAAAGGCAATCAGCAGACATAGCAGGAGATACAGGACAGACACCAGTATGACCAGCAGGATCACGTCCTCCATCGTACAGCCCCCTTCTCGCAGAACATTTTATAGCGAAACCAGTATAACACAGCCTGCCCCACGGCGCCACAGACTCTTCCGCCTTTTGATTCTTGTACACAGGAAGCTTCAGCAGAACGCCTCCGCTCTTGACGTGTGGCAGGTTTTCGGATAAAATAGGCAGGATTAGGAATTCTTTGAATAGATCACAATATGAGGTGCAACCATGGCAACTTCTTTCATCGATAAGGCCCGAATCTCTGTCCGGGCAGGGAACGGCGGCAACGGTTCCGTGTCCTTTCACCGAGAAAAATATGTGGCTGCCGGCGGGCCGGACGGCGGCGACGGCGGCCGGGGCGGCTCCATCATTTTGCAGGTGGATGATAATATGTCCACCCTGATGGACTTCCGCTACAAGCGCAAGTACGAGGCCGGCAACGGCGCCGACGGCCAGGGGGCCCGGAAGACCGGCAAGGACGGCACAGATCTGGTCATCAAGGTTCCACGGGGCACGCTGGTGCGGGACGCAGAGACCGGCGAGATCATGCAGGACATGTCTGGCAGCGAGCCCTATGTTCTCTGCAAAGGCGGTCGGGGCGGCTGGGGCAACAGCCACTTCGCCACTCCCACCCGGCAGGTGCCCCGCTTTGCCAAGGCGGGACTCCCCGGCGAGGCCCATGATGTCATCCTGGAACTGAAACTGCTGGCGGACGTGGGGCTGGTGGGCTTCCCCAACGTGGGCAAGTCCACGCTGCTCTCCGTGGTATCCAAGGCCCAGCCCAAGATCGCCAACTACCACTTCACCACCCTGTTCCCCAATCTGGGCGTGGTGTGGGTAGAGGACGGCGTCAGCTTCGTCATGGCGGACATTCCCGGCATCATTGAGGGCGCCAGCGAGGGCGCCGGCCTGGGCCACGACTTCCTGCGGCACGTGGACCGCTGCCGCCTGTTGGTCCATGTGGTTGACGTGTCCGGCAGCGAGGGCCGGGACCCGGTGGAGGACTTTGACGCCATCAACGCGGAGCTGAAGCAGTACAGCCCGGACCTGGCGGAGCGGCCCCAGATCGTGGCCGCCAACAAGGTGGACATCCTCCCCCCGGACTCCGACAACCTGGAGCGGCTCCGGTCTCATGTGGAGGCTCTGGGCTACACGCTCCTGGAGATTTCCGCAGCCGCTCACCAGGGCACCCGGGAACTGGTGAAGAAGACGGCGGAGATGCTCTCCGTCCTGCCCCCTGTCACTGTGTATGAGCCGGAGTATGTGCCGAAGGCCCCGGTGATCGATGCCTCCGCCCCGCTGGACATCCACCGGGAGGACGACGGCACCTGGATCGTGGAGGGTCCCTGGCTGCGGCAGGTGATGGGCAACGTGAACTTCGCCGACTATGAGAGCCGGATGTGGTTCGACAAGGTGCTGCGGGATAATGGCTTCTTCCAGAAGCTGGAAGAGATGGGCATTCAGGACGGTGACATTGTTTCCCTATACGATTTTGAATTTGAATACCAGCGGTAAAATCCAGGGGCGGGCCAAATGGCCCGCCCCTGTTTTTCCAAAATTCAAAACGAAAATTAGAGAAATTTTTTACGCTTTTTTGTAATGAACTCACAAAGTTTTTTTCAAAGCTTGACAGGCGGGCCCAGCGTGTTGTACACTCAGCCCAAGTTCAAAAGCACAAACCAATGACGCGGACGAGTACACGGACGTCGCTTCTCCAAGAGAGCTGCCGGTGGTGGGATGGCAGCAGAAGGGGCCCCGCCGAATGGACCGCAGAGGGCGGGCTGAACGGGATCTCTCCCCAGTAAGCGCCGACGGGCTTTTCCCCCGTTACCAGGGAAAGACGTGTGTTGGCACGTCGCCGAGTGGGCGAGCAATCGCCAAGTTGGGTGGCACCGCAGAAGTCGCAGACTTTTGTCCCAAGGGAACCATAGGAATGGGTCCTTGTGGGATGAAGGTCTTTTTCTTTTTCTCCAAAGGGCCGCAGATCAGAAAGGAGCACAACCATGACATTCGAGAAAATCCCCTACAAAATCTACCTGACCGAAGACGAGATGCCCATGAATTGGTACAATGTCCGGGCAGATATGAAGACCAAGCCCGCCCCTCTGCTGAACCCCGCCACCGGCACGCCCATGGGCTTCGATGACCTGCGTCCGGTGTTCTGCGACGAACTGATCCGGCAGGAACTGGACAATGACACCCGGGAGATCCCCATCCCCCAGGAGATCCGGGACTTCTATAAAATGTACCGGCCCTCTCCCCTGGTGCGGGCCTACTGCCTGGAGGAAAAGCTCCAGACCCCCGCCAAGATCTACTACAAGTTCGAGGGCAACAACACCTCCGGCTCCCACAAGCTGAACAGCGCCATCGCCCAGGCTTACTACGCCAAGAACCAGGGCCTCAAAGGCGTCACCACTGAGACCGGCGCCGGCCAGTGGGGTACTGCCCTCTCCATGGCCTGTTCCTACCTGGGGCTGGACTGCCAGGTCTACATGGTGAAGGTCAGCTACGAGCAGAAGCCTTTCCGGCGGGAGGTCATGCGGACCTACGGCGCCGCCGTCACCCCCTCCCCCTCCGATACCACCAGCGTAGGCCGGGCCATTTTGAAGGAGCACCCGGGTACCACCGGCTCCCTGGGCTGTGCCATTTCCGAGGCAGTGGAAGCCGCCGCCAGCCAGCCCGGCTACCGCTATGTGCTGGGCAGCGTCCTTAACCAGGTGCTGCTGCACCAGTCCATCATCGGTCTGGAGGCCAAGGCGGCTCTAGACAAGTACAACATCGTGCCCGATATCATCATCGGCTGCGCCGGCGGCGGCAGCAACCTGGGCGGTCTGATCTCCCCCTTCATGGGTGAAAAGCTGCGGGGCGAGCGGGATTACCAGTTCATCGCCGTGGAGCCCGCCTCCTGCCCCAG
This DNA window, taken from Dysosmobacter welbionis, encodes the following:
- a CDS encoding tRNA(Met) cytidine acetate ligase translates to MGAAGIIVEYNPLHSGHLRLLEAGRAALGPDTAMVCVMSGNFVQRGDFALLRKHARARAAVESGADLVLELPLPWAVSSAEGFAAGGVQALAATGVVEHLLFGSECGDVSALERVAAALLAPSFRDRLREVLPGAVSFAAARQRALTGLLPEEDAALLESPNNILGIEYCKALLGQNAPLRPVTIRREGSAHDGALAPDTHPSASGLRALLRQGKREEALSLLPPAMARAYELEEAAGRAPVFWENSHRAILARLRSMTAADFAALDQGREGIWNRLYDASRAAASLPELLAAAKTKRYAMARLRRMVLWAYLGLTPGDMPERVPYLRVLAANGTGCRLLSRMREAAAVPVLTRPAQVRRLGPEARRLFELEVRATDLYTLAYPRLSAAGGTEWREGPVILGGPAPC
- the mtnN gene encoding 5'-methylthioadenosine/S-adenosylhomocysteine nucleosidase — translated: MKIALQFAMPSELHALPGARELAPLETVSGVPIFEIAPDILACAGGVSKVNAAMAAELLCLRYGVDLILNAGVAGCFTDLPTGTLVVASEFVQHDVDTTAVGDPIGLVSTVNQVAFPTWQPERCAELLASLGYPAVTGRVSTGDWFAVKGQRAEWIRGTFSPLLTEMEGGAIAQVCLRNGVRFVSVKSVSDHLFSDSQAEEYFDFGQALEALGRAVLPLAKALQKAGR
- a CDS encoding acetate/propionate family kinase yields the protein MNILVINAGSSSLKYQLLNPETGALLAKGLCERIGIDGKFTYKPQVEGKQVLDAVDVAMPTHSEAIQAVLNALVDKDNGVIGSMQEIDAVGHRVVHGGEAFAGSVLITDEVMKALEECIPLAPLHNPANITGINACTAVMGKDVPQVAVFDTAFHQTMPAKAYMYALPYEYYEKDKVRRYGFHGTSHKYVSGRAAAMLGKKPEELKLISCHLGNGSSIAAVDGGKSVDTSMGFTPLAGLPMGTRSGDLDAGILQYLMNKYGMNIDEMLNILNKKSGVEGLSGVSSDFRDLEKAAEEGNARAQLAEEKFAYEVKKYVGAYAAAMGGVDAIIFTAGVGENDKGIRAMVCDGLEYMGVKLDPAANDVRGKETVISAADSKVKVLLIPTNEELMIATDTAAIVKGN
- a CDS encoding zinc ribbon domain-containing protein, with protein sequence MKHIKPGRGPSAMGALGSVIAVVFGIFWTVSAASMGAPISFSIFGVLFVIVGIVQAVYNFKNAAGKKRYSAFDIVDGEEEPDPLNQRFGGQPPEAVDTSGPEGPLRYCPYCGAKLGDSYTFCGHCGKRLPDVQEEDHP
- the rpmA gene encoding 50S ribosomal protein L27 translates to MIRIGLQFFAHKKGGGSTKNGRDSKAKRLGAKRADGQFVQAGNILVRQRGTHIHPGVNVGKGTDDTLFATVSGTVRFERLGKDRKQVSVYEAE
- the rplU gene encoding 50S ribosomal protein L21, translating into MNAIIVTGGKQYKVAEGDVVYIEKLNQEAGDTVKFDQVLAILDGDKATFGTPVVEGASVEGKIVKNGKGKKIRIFKYNAKKGYRKRQGHRQPYTKVEIGKISV
- a CDS encoding DUF3796 domain-containing protein, which translates into the protein MKKQILYGMLGFLSLLGFAGVFTEARGFLGFFAFAVDFQYFFLKSDEMLEAQLARSASRAFVVGMLMMAAAVLGTLTLGGFTPQRALLTGCTVGWAASVVVYALTAAWYGFRESWGLEP
- a CDS encoding AraC family transcriptional regulator, with the protein product MTIEKLGDMQIAYMRRTGGYGEGNRQLMEQFKRYLREHALLQEDTTILGIALDDPAQIPEDRQRYDVGMILTGREDPCGLPVRTVAGGRWAVFEVPHTEEGVSDFWGDLPQRAARLPVDGTRPILERYAHPKVSAHICEFCVPLRESKLRGI
- a CDS encoding helix-turn-helix transcriptional regulator, with product MIRNRMKEHRARLGLKQEELAKLVGVRRETIGNLEKGRYNPSLVLAWNIAKVFGVPIEEVFTVEPDGPAEHS
- a CDS encoding carbon-nitrogen hydrolase family protein: MRDLRESCRIAVVQAAPVMFDKAACTVKAVELIRAAAAERAELIVFPELFIPGYPYGMTFGFTVGSRTAPGRKDWGLYYDNSILVPGPETEILGRAAREARAYVSIGVSERDAVNATLYNTNLIFSPAGELLTVHRKLKPTGAERVVWGDADRHYFPVAQTPWGPMASLICWESYMPLARVALYEKGITLYLSPNTNDNEEWQATIRHIAIEGHCFFVNCDMVFTRDMYPAGLHCPEEIGRLPDIVCRGGSCVVDPYGHYVTQPVWDREAIICADLDLTQVPRSRMEFDGCGHYARPDVLKLTVDDR
- a CDS encoding ribosomal-processing cysteine protease Prp, which translates into the protein MTTVVFRMEGDRITGFEARGHSGYAEAGADIVCAAVTSAIRLVEATVNDVLGLAASVKVREQDASISLHLPGGLSPTAESTCQSLLAGLMVYFSALHDEYPDNIEVLEDD
- a CDS encoding TrpB-like pyridoxal phosphate-dependent enzyme, whose protein sequence is MTFEKIPYKIYLTEDEMPMNWYNVRADMKTKPAPLLNPATGTPMGFDDLRPVFCDELIRQELDNDTREIPIPQEIRDFYKMYRPSPLVRAYCLEEKLQTPAKIYYKFEGNNTSGSHKLNSAIAQAYYAKNQGLKGVTTETGAGQWGTALSMACSYLGLDCQVYMVKVSYEQKPFRREVMRTYGAAVTPSPSDTTSVGRAILKEHPGTTGSLGCAISEAVEAAASQPGYRYVLGSVLNQVLLHQSIIGLEAKAALDKYNIVPDIIIGCAGGGSNLGGLISPFMGEKLRGERDYQFIAVEPASCPSFTRGKFAYDFCDTGKVCPLAKMYTLGSNFIPSANHAGGLRYHGMSPVLSELYHEGLMEARAVEQTKVFEAAEQFARVEGILPAPESSHAIRVAIDEAMKCKETGEEKTIVFGLTGTGYFDMVAYEKFHNGQMTDYIPTDAELEASFAQLPKVPGQD
- the obgE gene encoding GTPase ObgE, encoding MATSFIDKARISVRAGNGGNGSVSFHREKYVAAGGPDGGDGGRGGSIILQVDDNMSTLMDFRYKRKYEAGNGADGQGARKTGKDGTDLVIKVPRGTLVRDAETGEIMQDMSGSEPYVLCKGGRGGWGNSHFATPTRQVPRFAKAGLPGEAHDVILELKLLADVGLVGFPNVGKSTLLSVVSKAQPKIANYHFTTLFPNLGVVWVEDGVSFVMADIPGIIEGASEGAGLGHDFLRHVDRCRLLVHVVDVSGSEGRDPVEDFDAINAELKQYSPDLAERPQIVAANKVDILPPDSDNLERLRSHVEALGYTLLEISAAAHQGTRELVKKTAEMLSVLPPVTVYEPEYVPKAPVIDASAPLDIHREDDGTWIVEGPWLRQVMGNVNFADYESRMWFDKVLRDNGFFQKLEEMGIQDGDIVSLYDFEFEYQR